A single genomic interval of Mangifera indica cultivar Alphonso chromosome 5, CATAS_Mindica_2.1, whole genome shotgun sequence harbors:
- the LOC123217349 gene encoding plasmodesmata-located protein 8, protein MFLSLQLYSSNKTLLALSLSPLFLLLFSLITYNGCFVEAHVFIYAGCSQEKYDPNSAFEANRNTLLASVVSSSSQTAYNSFAIGNGTSTPSEANIYGLYQCRGDLKTSDCSVCIQSAVNQIGLVCPYCYGASLQLEGCYVRYEHTDFLGKLDTSLKYKKCSTHVNSDVEFYKRRDDVLADLQTAVGFKVSSSGLVEGFAECLGDLSPPDCTACLAESVAKLKNLCGSAAAADVFLAQCYARYWASGYYEFSDSSNEDQAGKTVAIIVGVLAAVAVLIVLLSVCRRVMG, encoded by the exons ATGTTCTTAAGTCTTCAATTGTACTCCTCCAACAAAACCCTTCTAGCTCTTAGTCTTTCTCCACTCTTCCTACTCTTATTTTCTCTAATCACTTACAATGGCTGCTTTGTCGAGGCTCACGTCTTCATCTATGCAGGCTGTTCTCAGGAAAAGTACGACCCCAATTCAGCCTTTGAAGCTAACCGTAACACTCTCTTAGCATCAGTCGTCAGCTCATCTTCTCAAACCGCATACAATAGCTTTGCCATTGGAAATGGAACCTCAACGCCTTCTGAAGCCAACATATATGGCTTATATCAGTGCAGGGGTGATTTGAAGACTAGTGATTGCTCCGTATGTATTCAAAGTGCTGTTAATCAGATTGGTTTGGTTTGTCCGTACTGTTATGGGGCTTCTTTGCAACTAGAAGGATGTTATGTGAGATATGAGCATACAGATTTCTTAGGAAAGCTTGATACAAGTCTTAAGTATAAGAAGTGCAGTACACATGTAAATAGCGATGTTGAGTTTTATAAGCGTAGAGATGACGTTTTAGCTGATTTGCAAACAGCTGTTGGCTTTAAAGTGAGTAGTTCTGGTTTAGTTGAAGGCTTTGCAGAGTGTTTGGGTGATTTGAGTCCACCTGACTGCACTGCTTGCCTTGCCGAATCTGTTGCCAAGTTGAAGAATCTATGTGGCTCCGCTGCTGCTGCTGATGTGTTCCTGGCTCAGTGTTATGCCCGCTACTGGGCATCTGGCTACTACGAGTTTTCAG ATTCCTCCAACGAGGACCAAGCTGGGAAAACAGTCGCCATTATTGTTGGTGTATTAGCAGCTGTGGCAGTTCTCATCGTTCTCCTCTCAGTCTGCCGAAGAGTTATGG GTTAA
- the LOC123217350 gene encoding auxin-responsive protein SAUR36, whose protein sequence is MSKIRGFKIRKCLIRFTRWVIRKTRTRSGYHRLASQDVSCKSKSISKLIKWGRRLTNGAKSLYWTKLKSGYIPLENDPIKEKAVQVPKGYLAVYVGQKDGDFHRVLVPVIYFNHPLFGQLLREAEEEYGFNQQGGLTIPCRYSEFEQVQTRIAAGSRSRKLIWKRSY, encoded by the coding sequence ATGAGCAAGATAAGAGGGTTCAAGATCAGGAAATGTTTGATCCGGTTCACGAGATGGGTCATCAGAAAAACAAGGACAAGATCCGGATACCATCGTTTAGCTTCACAGGACGTCTCGTGCAAAAGCAAATCAATTTCGAAACTTATCAAATGGGGTCGTCGGTTGACGAACGGAGCGAAATCTCTGTACTGGACAAAGCTCAAATCGGGATACATCCCGCTGGAGAATGACCCGATTAAAGAGAAAGCAGTTCAAGTACCGAAAGGATACTTGGCTGTTTATGTTGGACAAAAAGACGGCGATTTTCACCGGGTTTTAGTGCCtgtgatttattttaatcatcCTTTATTTGGTCAGCTTTTGAGGGAAGCCGAAGAAGAGTATGGGTTTAACCAGCAGGGTGGTCTTACAATCCCTTGCCGCTACTCGGAGTTCGAGCAGGTCCAGACCCGGATAGCTGCCGGGTCACGTTCCCGGAAGCTGATATGGAAACGAAGCTATTAA